The Chitinivibrio alkaliphilus ACht1 DNA window GAGTATCCACAGAGGAAAGCGGTGCCGGCGTATGTGCGGCCAATTCATTGCCGATAATACGTTCAATGTCTGTGTAGGCAATTCTTTTTTCCAAAAACAAGGTAACAGCCTCTTCGTTGGCTGCATTTAAAACTGTTGGAAGGGTTCCGCCCGTTTTTCCTGCATCAATACAGTGCTGTAAGCAGGGAAAACGATCAAGGTCGGGCTTTTCAAAGGAGAGGGTTCCCACCGTTGCAAGGTTGAGGCGAGGGGTGTCCATGGGAAGGCGCTGCGGATATGACAGGGCGTACTGGATGGGCAATTCCATGTCAGGTAGGCCGCATTGGGCCATGACAGAACCATCGTGAAAGGTTACCATGGAGTGTATAATTGATTGGGGATGTACCACCACGGAGATCTTATCGTAGGGGATGGAGAAGAGATGGTGAGCTTCCATAACCTCAAATCCCTTGTTCATGAGGGTTGATGAATCGATGGTAATTTTTGCACCCATCTCCCATGTAGGATGTTTCAGGGCATTTTCCACGGTGATACGGGAGAATTCCTCCTGAGGAAGGGTACGAAAGGGGCCGCCTGAAGCGGTAATGGTCATGGATTCAATCGTGGCAGGATCTTCTCCATTCAAGCATTGGGATATGGCACTATGCTCACTGTCCACAGGAAGGAGGATACCACCATGGGTTGCAAGAACATCTTCAATAAGTTCTCCACCAACAACTAAGCTTTCTTTATTTGCAAGAGCAACGGTTTTCCCCCGTTTTAATGCTTCAAGGGTTGGCTCAAACCCCACAGAACCTACCAAGGCGTTTACTAAAATATCGTAATCAAGTTCTCGTGTTATCTGCCGTAATCCCTCAACGCCATAATAGAGGTTGGTTTGTTTGTATTGCTGATGCGGAAAGGCGGTGTATGCCTGTTCTTCACCGATAACCAGGGCTTCCGGTGAAAATTCGTCAATTTGCGCAATGGCTTTTTCAATACTGCGGTTTACGGAGATCCCTACGAGTTGATACTCCTCAGGGTTTCTTCGGATACAATTCTCGGTGCTCGTGCCGATAGAACCGGAGGAACCGAGAAGAAGAACTTTTTTCATTGCCAGACACCAATCTATTGTAGATAAATTCGTATAATACTATGAATAAAGGGCGTAGCGAACAAGAGCGAATCAAAGCGATCAAGTATTCCGCCATGCCCCGGAATAAGGTTAGATGAATCTTTGACATTGAAAAAACGCTTCACAAGAGAGGCGATCAGGTCTCCCACTTGGCCCGTGATTCCGATGGTAATCCCTAAGAGCACACCAAGGAACAGAGATGATGCGGGGGAGCCAAAGAAAAGAACACCTCCGACCATGATAAGAATCGTTGCGCACAACCCACCGATACTGCCTTCAATTGTTTTTTTCGGAGAGATCGAGCTGAGTTTATGTTTGCCAAAAAAATTTCCTGTAAAGAACGCAGCAGAGTCTCCAATAAACACAGCACCCAAGACTATCACAATACCAATGCGTCCGTTATTCCCATTGCTCCATAGAGAAAGGAAGGACGGCTCGTCAAAGAGAAGGAGTTGTTGTCCTGCAAGATATAGCAGTATTAAGCCCGTAAAGGAGAGACTGGTTCGTTCCCATTTTTTGTCCACCCGGCCAAAGAGAAACGTTTCTACAGCAATGGGTATCATTGCCGCGAGGATAATTTCCATGGTTGAGAAGTATGGGGTTGGTAAAAAGAGATGGGCCATGGCAGGTATAATCCAAAAAAAGTAGATCCCAAATCGGTTTCGTGGAAACTTGTGAGAAAGCATTTGGATGTATTCATGCATTGCAGCAAGTACTATTCCCAAACTGACAAGGCGCATTGGTGTTAGGGGCACCAAGGATGATGCTGCCCAGGGAAAACTGCTGAAGATGTTGATTTGCCATTGCGTTGCTACTACCCCTAAAGGTACTGCCCAAAGAGCAAAGAACACTCGTTTTATTAGATTTGCTTTATTCACGAACTCTCCCGAATCGTCTTTCACGTAGATGGAATTCATTCAGGGCTGCATCCAGCTCTTTTTCAGTGAAGTCTGGCCAGAGGGTTTCTGTGAAGTATAGTTCTGCATACGCAGCCTGCCACAGGAGGAAGTTGCTAATTCGGAAATTTCCTCCTGTCCGAATAATGAGTTCGGGGTCTGGAGTGTTGGGCTGAAACAGGTAGTGTGCGAAGAGTTCTTCCGAAATATCTTCAGGAGAGAGAGCATCGCGGCAAATTTGTTTTGTTGCTTCCACAATTTCATCTCTGC harbors:
- a CDS encoding 1-deoxy-D-xylulose-5-phosphate reductoisomerase; this translates as MKKVLLLGSSGSIGTSTENCIRRNPEEYQLVGISVNRSIEKAIAQIDEFSPEALVIGEEQAYTAFPHQQYKQTNLYYGVEGLRQITRELDYDILVNALVGSVGFEPTLEALKRGKTVALANKESLVVGGELIEDVLATHGGILLPVDSEHSAISQCLNGEDPATIESMTITASGGPFRTLPQEEFSRITVENALKHPTWEMGAKITIDSSTLMNKGFEVMEAHHLFSIPYDKISVVVHPQSIIHSMVTFHDGSVMAQCGLPDMELPIQYALSYPQRLPMDTPRLNLATVGTLSFEKPDLDRFPCLQHCIDAGKTGGTLPTVLNAANEEAVTLFLEKRIAYTDIERIIGNELAAHTPAPLSSVDTLMSVDKETRTRIRRSYCGREA
- a CDS encoding phosphatidate cytidylyltransferase, yielding MNKANLIKRVFFALWAVPLGVVATQWQINIFSSFPWAASSLVPLTPMRLVSLGIVLAAMHEYIQMLSHKFPRNRFGIYFFWIIPAMAHLFLPTPYFSTMEIILAAMIPIAVETFLFGRVDKKWERTSLSFTGLILLYLAGQQLLLFDEPSFLSLWSNGNNGRIGIVIVLGAVFIGDSAAFFTGNFFGKHKLSSISPKKTIEGSIGGLCATILIMVGGVLFFGSPASSLFLGVLLGITIGITGQVGDLIASLVKRFFNVKDSSNLIPGHGGILDRFDSLLFATPFIHSIIRIYLQ